The Stenotrophomonas rhizophila genome has a window encoding:
- the pheA gene encoding prephenate dehydratase, which produces MATKPAKPKAPAAKPTKAKADAVPAVAAPVLSDVRAKIDHIDRSIQALIAERAQFAHQVGKAKGKLAAAVDYYRPEREAQVLRMVVDRNEGPLSDEVLVHVFREIMSACLAQQEPLKIGYLGPEGTFSQQAVLKHFGRSALGLPLASIEEVFQEVEAGNADFGVVPVENSGQGTIQITLDMFLTSNLKICGEVELRVQQYLMSRSGRLEDVERVYGHPQSFMQTSSWLRANLPKAEKVPVSSNAEGARRARNADDAAAIGGESAGHVYGLKKVVTKPIQNDADNTTRFLVVGRQFFPTSGHDRTSVLVFIHDKPGALFDVLSPFARHGISMNRIESRPSHNAKWEYGFFIDLAGHIDDEAMQAALAELKAHSAQIKVLGSYPVAVP; this is translated from the coding sequence ATGGCCACCAAACCCGCCAAGCCCAAGGCACCCGCCGCCAAGCCCACCAAAGCCAAGGCCGACGCCGTACCTGCTGTCGCCGCACCGGTGCTGTCGGATGTGCGCGCCAAGATCGACCACATCGACCGCAGCATCCAGGCGCTGATCGCCGAGCGCGCCCAGTTCGCCCACCAGGTCGGCAAGGCCAAGGGCAAGCTTGCTGCTGCCGTGGATTATTACCGCCCCGAACGCGAAGCCCAGGTGCTGCGCATGGTGGTGGACCGCAACGAAGGCCCGCTCAGCGATGAAGTGCTGGTGCATGTGTTCCGCGAAATCATGTCGGCCTGCCTGGCCCAGCAGGAGCCGCTGAAGATCGGTTACCTCGGCCCGGAAGGCACCTTCAGCCAGCAGGCCGTGCTCAAGCACTTCGGCCGCTCGGCGCTGGGCCTGCCGCTGGCCAGCATTGAAGAAGTGTTCCAGGAAGTGGAAGCGGGCAACGCCGATTTCGGCGTGGTGCCGGTGGAAAACTCGGGGCAGGGCACCATCCAGATCACCCTGGACATGTTCCTCACCTCCAACCTCAAGATCTGCGGCGAAGTCGAACTGCGCGTGCAGCAGTACCTGATGTCCCGCAGCGGCCGCTTGGAAGATGTCGAACGCGTGTATGGCCACCCGCAATCGTTCATGCAGACCTCCTCGTGGCTGCGCGCCAACCTGCCCAAGGCCGAAAAGGTGCCGGTGTCGAGCAACGCCGAAGGCGCGCGCCGCGCCCGCAATGCCGATGACGCCGCCGCCATTGGTGGCGAAAGTGCAGGGCACGTGTATGGCCTGAAGAAGGTCGTGACCAAGCCGATCCAGAACGACGCCGACAACACCACCCGCTTCCTGGTGGTGGGCCGCCAGTTCTTCCCGACTTCCGGCCACGACCGCACCTCGGTGCTGGTGTTCATCCACGACAAGCCCGGTGCGCTGTTCGACGTGCTCAGCCCGTTTGCGCGGCACGGCATCAGCATGAACCGCATCGAGTCGCGTCCGTCGCACAACGCCAAGTGGGAATACGGCTTCTTCATCGACCTGGCCGGTCATATCGACGACGAGGCCATGCAGGCTGCGTTGGCCGAACTGAAGGCGCACTCGGCGCAGATCAAGGTGTTGGGCTCCTACCCGGTGGCCGTGCCCTGA
- the serC gene encoding phosphoserine transaminase: MTRAFNFSAGPATLPESVLRQAQEEMLEWNGAGASIVEMSHRGPEFMAVAAQAEADLRRLLGVPDDYAVMFLAGGATTQQALLALNFAAPGQTVDYVLTGHWGKTAIKQVSPYVRVNVAASSEAGGFHDILPRSQWQLSDDAAYVHITANETIHGVEFRDTPDVGSAPLFADFSSSIASEPLDVSRYGLIYAGAQKNLGPVGVSVVIVRRDLLERSGQPRADIFDYRSHVARDSMLNTPPTWNWYLAGLVFQWMLAEGGVEEFARRNAVKSTLIYGAIDASGGFYRNEVVPAARSRMNIPFFLPDETLTARFVSESKAAGLLALKGHKAVGGIRASLYNALPVEGAQALAAFMRDFQQRNG, encoded by the coding sequence ATGACGCGCGCGTTCAATTTCAGTGCCGGCCCTGCAACCCTGCCGGAATCGGTCCTGCGCCAGGCGCAGGAAGAGATGTTGGAATGGAACGGCGCTGGCGCCTCCATTGTCGAAATGAGCCACCGCGGCCCGGAGTTCATGGCCGTTGCCGCCCAGGCCGAAGCCGACCTGCGCCGCCTGCTCGGCGTGCCGGACGATTACGCGGTGATGTTCCTGGCCGGCGGGGCGACCACCCAGCAGGCCCTGCTCGCGCTTAACTTCGCTGCCCCCGGGCAGACCGTGGATTACGTGCTCACCGGGCATTGGGGCAAGACCGCGATCAAGCAGGTCAGCCCCTACGTGAGGGTCAACGTGGCCGCCAGCAGCGAAGCCGGTGGCTTCCATGACATCCTGCCGCGCAGCCAGTGGCAGTTGTCCGACGATGCCGCCTACGTGCACATCACCGCCAACGAAACCATCCATGGTGTCGAGTTCCGTGACACCCCGGACGTCGGCAGCGCGCCGCTGTTCGCCGATTTCAGCTCCTCCATCGCCAGCGAACCGCTGGATGTCTCGCGCTACGGCCTGATCTACGCCGGTGCACAGAAGAACCTGGGCCCGGTCGGCGTGTCGGTGGTGATCGTGCGCCGCGACCTGCTCGAGCGCAGTGGCCAGCCGCGCGCGGACATCTTCGATTACCGCTCGCACGTCGCCCGCGATTCCATGCTCAACACTCCGCCCACCTGGAACTGGTACCTGGCCGGGCTGGTGTTCCAGTGGATGCTTGCCGAGGGCGGGGTGGAAGAATTCGCGCGGCGCAACGCGGTCAAGTCGACGCTGATCTACGGCGCCATCGATGCCTCCGGCGGCTTCTACCGCAATGAGGTGGTGCCTGCCGCGCGTTCACGCATGAACATTCCGTTCTTCCTGCCTGACGAAACCCTCACCGCCCGCTTCGTGAGCGAATCCAAGGCTGCCGGGCTGCTGGCGCTGAAGGGCCACAAGGCCGTCGGCGGCATCCGCGCCTCGCTGTACAACGCACTGCCGGTGGAAGGCGCACAGGCGCTGGCCGCCTTCATGCGCGATTTCCAGCAACGCAACGGCTGA
- a CDS encoding FHA domain-containing protein, which yields MQNLLVHFTHRQHPDQPLRPGVQRIVRHASGSVRLGGDAAGTLLLAQFCLDDRGLWLQVAAGMRGIHVNGRPVRRMALLRPGDAVYADGVEMLIQGECEALNHAPSRSDESGEDQRLLRGVGGQHHGRSFTLDRPRVIGRGAESDIVIDDPAFAEQHARLERHGDRLLLRDLGAGESTRVNGVSVRHCWVLPGDQLVFDAQHRFVLEVPHDGRKRVVSDEEDELLDLPSPVEAQAKPTRVSRWPWLLGSALLLAGLISLLLWFGAR from the coding sequence GTGCAGAACCTGCTTGTTCACTTCACTCATCGCCAACACCCCGACCAGCCGTTGCGGCCGGGGGTACAGCGCATCGTGCGCCATGCCTCGGGCAGCGTCCGCTTGGGTGGCGACGCCGCGGGCACACTGCTGCTGGCCCAGTTCTGCCTGGATGACCGCGGCCTCTGGCTGCAGGTGGCCGCCGGCATGCGCGGCATCCATGTCAATGGTCGCCCGGTGCGGCGCATGGCGCTGCTGCGCCCCGGCGACGCGGTCTACGCCGACGGCGTGGAAATGCTGATCCAAGGCGAATGCGAGGCCCTCAACCACGCCCCGTCGCGCAGCGATGAGAGTGGGGAAGACCAGCGCCTGCTGCGCGGCGTGGGTGGCCAGCACCACGGGCGCAGCTTCACCCTCGACCGCCCGCGGGTGATCGGGCGCGGCGCCGAATCCGACATCGTGATCGACGATCCCGCGTTCGCCGAACAGCACGCGCGCCTGGAACGCCACGGCGACCGCCTGCTGTTGCGGGATCTGGGGGCGGGCGAATCGACCCGGGTCAACGGCGTCAGCGTCAGGCACTGCTGGGTGCTGCCCGGTGACCAGCTGGTCTTCGATGCGCAGCACCGGTTCGTGCTGGAAGTGCCGCACGACGGCCGCAAGCGGGTGGTCAGCGATGAGGAGGACGAGCTGCTCGACCTGCCATCGCCGGTGGAAGCCCAGGCCAAGCCGACGCGGGTAAGCCGCTGGCCTTGGTTGCTCGGCAGCGCGCTGCTGCTGGCCGGCCTGATCAGCCTGCTGCTGTGGTTCGGCGCGCGCTGA
- a CDS encoding polyhydroxyalkanoic acid system family protein → MSRIDIRHDHTLSTEAARDAIEAMAAKLTDKFSLKTQWDGDALTFNGSGVNGQIELLAHQVRVVADLGFPVSMMKGMVEGEIQRVLQEKLA, encoded by the coding sequence ATGTCCCGCATCGATATCCGCCACGACCACACGCTGTCCACCGAAGCGGCCCGCGACGCGATCGAGGCGATGGCGGCCAAGCTCACCGACAAGTTTTCCCTCAAGACCCAGTGGGACGGCGATGCGCTCACGTTCAACGGCTCCGGCGTGAATGGCCAGATCGAGCTGCTGGCTCACCAGGTGCGCGTGGTCGCCGACCTGGGCTTCCCGGTGTCGATGATGAAGGGCATGGTCGAAGGCGAAATCCAACGCGTCCTGCAGGAAAAGCTGGCCTGA
- a CDS encoding phasin family protein has protein sequence MNTHDDYDDRTGEKPSLQDQAERFSRRLTGSAQQIWLAGLGVFARAQAEGSRVFDDLVREGESVDARNREQAGDTPRWRDNVEEHLGEAREKAAGTWDKVEKAFDDRVQGVLKRLHIPTAEDVAALNVRIDALTARLNRAEARNASPNADPRPGTHQSPGSDP, from the coding sequence ATGAATACTCACGACGACTACGATGACCGCACCGGCGAAAAGCCCTCGCTGCAGGATCAGGCCGAGCGCTTCTCACGCAGGCTGACCGGTTCGGCGCAGCAGATCTGGCTGGCCGGGCTTGGCGTGTTCGCACGCGCCCAGGCCGAAGGCAGCCGCGTTTTCGACGACCTGGTCAGGGAAGGCGAGTCGGTGGACGCGCGCAACCGCGAGCAGGCCGGCGACACTCCGCGCTGGCGCGACAACGTCGAGGAACACCTGGGCGAGGCGCGGGAAAAGGCCGCCGGCACCTGGGACAAGGTCGAGAAGGCCTTCGACGACCGGGTCCAGGGCGTGCTCAAGCGCCTGCATATCCCCACGGCAGAAGACGTGGCGGCGCTCAATGTGCGGATCGATGCCCTGACCGCCCGGCTCAACCGCGCCGAGGCCCGCAACGCCTCCCCCAACGCAGACCCACGGCCCGGCACCCACCAGTCGCCCGGTTCGGACCCCTGA
- a CDS encoding restriction endonuclease, with translation MFSWILALLLALVVWSLAAAYFWLVKRRRKETRLGLNALAGMHWRDFSEIVRRALHEQRGLQDVTGEADDSREPSSDFLMQDAQHQRYLVSCKHGRAYRIGRAAVNELGAAARLAGARGGILITEGMVERDGRSTADKQNVEVLDGALLWPMLQPYLPGDVETRVKHAARREAVRRISIAGLGSLTLGLLVGMGYLTSRLDQAAQAPAPASAPVQAATPPAPTPPAPVAPAPAAPANPAQTAAAPNQILGTVADPDAATLAVYQRELATLLAQQEGVLSAFWQTRQTLAVNRSAEIDEVWPRICTQVKRYPALRTVRIQLNPRINTDEPVRWRQCATS, from the coding sequence ATGTTCTCCTGGATTCTGGCTCTCCTGCTGGCCCTCGTTGTCTGGTCCCTGGCCGCTGCCTACTTCTGGCTGGTGAAACGCCGCCGCAAGGAGACCCGGCTGGGGCTCAACGCCTTGGCCGGCATGCACTGGCGGGACTTCTCGGAAATCGTCCGGCGCGCCCTGCACGAACAGCGCGGCCTGCAGGACGTGACCGGCGAGGCCGACGACAGCCGTGAGCCCAGCAGCGACTTCCTGATGCAGGACGCCCAGCACCAGCGCTACCTGGTGTCGTGCAAGCATGGCCGCGCCTACCGGATCGGGCGGGCGGCGGTGAACGAGCTGGGCGCCGCGGCGCGCCTGGCCGGTGCCCGCGGCGGCATCCTCATCACCGAAGGCATGGTCGAGCGCGATGGCCGCTCCACCGCCGACAAGCAGAACGTGGAAGTGCTGGACGGAGCGCTGCTGTGGCCGATGCTGCAGCCTTACCTGCCCGGTGACGTGGAAACCCGCGTCAAGCACGCGGCACGCCGCGAAGCGGTGCGGCGCATCTCGATCGCCGGGCTGGGCTCGCTGACGCTGGGCCTGCTGGTCGGCATGGGATACCTGACATCCCGCCTGGACCAGGCAGCCCAGGCGCCCGCGCCGGCGTCGGCCCCCGTGCAGGCGGCGACCCCGCCGGCGCCCACCCCGCCCGCTCCAGTCGCCCCTGCACCTGCTGCGCCGGCCAACCCGGCCCAGACGGCCGCCGCGCCGAACCAGATCCTCGGCACCGTGGCCGACCCGGATGCGGCCACGCTGGCGGTGTACCAGCGCGAACTGGCAACCCTGCTGGCCCAGCAGGAGGGCGTGCTCAGCGCGTTCTGGCAGACCCGGCAGACGCTGGCAGTCAACCGCTCGGCCGAGATCGACGAGGTCTGGCCACGTATCTGCACCCAGGTGAAGCGCTACCCGGCACTGCGCACGGTGCGCATCCAGCTCAATCCCCGCATCAACACCGACGAGCCGGTGCGCTGGCGCCAGTGCGCCACGTCGTAA
- the hutC gene encoding histidine utilization repressor: MTGKKAETLNQRIRADLESRILSGEWAPGFRIPYEHELMEQYGCSRMTVNKVLTALAESGMIERRRRAGSFVARQPPHLEQVALEIPDIAMAVGARGHVYGYQLLDRAYRAPDTQVEEEMALSAGEKLLAIRCLHRADGRPFALEHRLISPVGVPEVLDVDFNTTAPGSWLLQNVSWTRAQHRISAWGADAAAAALLEVPLGTACLVIDRLTWRGDQPITCVRQMFLGDAWDLVARFAPGAR; the protein is encoded by the coding sequence GTGACCGGCAAGAAAGCCGAAACCCTCAACCAGCGCATCCGTGCCGACCTCGAGAGCCGCATCCTGAGCGGGGAGTGGGCGCCGGGGTTCCGCATTCCGTACGAGCACGAGTTGATGGAGCAGTACGGCTGCTCGCGGATGACCGTCAACAAGGTGCTCACCGCGCTGGCCGAGAGCGGCATGATCGAGCGCCGGCGTCGCGCCGGCTCGTTCGTTGCGCGCCAGCCGCCGCACCTGGAACAGGTGGCGCTGGAGATTCCCGACATCGCCATGGCGGTCGGTGCGCGCGGCCATGTGTACGGCTACCAGCTGCTGGACCGCGCCTACCGGGCGCCGGACACGCAGGTGGAGGAAGAAATGGCGTTGTCCGCTGGGGAGAAACTGCTGGCCATCCGCTGCCTGCACCGTGCCGACGGCAGGCCGTTCGCGCTCGAACACCGGCTGATCAGCCCGGTCGGGGTGCCCGAAGTGCTGGACGTGGATTTCAACACGACCGCGCCGGGCAGCTGGCTGCTGCAGAACGTGTCGTGGACCCGCGCCCAGCACCGGATCAGTGCGTGGGGCGCCGATGCCGCAGCAGCGGCCCTGCTGGAAGTGCCGCTGGGCACAGCGTGCCTGGTGATCGACCGCCTCACCTGGCGAGGCGACCAGCCCATCACCTGCGTGCGGCAGATGTTCCTGGGCGACGCCTGGGACCTCGTGGCGCGGTTCGCGCCCGGCGCGCGCTGA
- a CDS encoding formimidoylglutamate deiminase yields the protein MPANPASVLAFHADHALLPQGWARDVRIVCAGGTLQSVTPGVPAQAGDTALAIALPGLGNLHSHAFQRGMAGLTEIGGRSGDSFWSWRELMYRFLAHLQPDAVQAIAEQAYVEMLESGFTRVGEFHYLHHAPDGTPYTDRAEMAARIAAAAQGSGIGLTLLPVFYAHADFGGAAPNPAQRRLLHDVDGFAALLDGCRHALRGQDDAVLGIAPHSLRAVTGEELAALLPLNRGPVHIHIAEQTREVDACVAWSGLRPVRWLYEHAAVDERWCLVHATHVDADEVRRMLASRAVVGLCPITEANLGDGLFPMQAFARGGGRFGVGSDSNVLIDAAEELRLLEYGQRLQLRGRNVLAPQEGVSSGRWLFEQSLQGAAQALGVTTGLQPGAPADVVELDPQHPALIARDGDAWLDSWVFAARNGAVRSVWRGGRELVRQGRHLQRDAVAARFAHALRGVLAAH from the coding sequence ATGCCAGCCAACCCCGCTTCCGTCCTCGCTTTCCACGCCGACCATGCCCTGCTGCCGCAGGGGTGGGCGCGCGATGTGCGCATCGTCTGCGCCGGCGGCACCCTGCAGTCGGTCACCCCGGGCGTGCCCGCGCAGGCCGGCGACACCGCGCTGGCCATCGCGCTGCCCGGGCTGGGCAACCTGCACAGCCACGCCTTCCAGCGCGGCATGGCCGGGCTGACTGAAATCGGCGGGCGCAGCGGCGACAGCTTCTGGAGCTGGCGCGAACTGATGTACCGGTTCCTGGCCCACCTGCAGCCTGATGCAGTGCAGGCCATCGCCGAACAGGCCTACGTGGAGATGCTCGAATCCGGCTTCACCCGCGTGGGCGAGTTCCACTACCTGCACCATGCCCCCGACGGCACGCCATACACCGACCGCGCCGAGATGGCCGCGCGCATCGCCGCGGCAGCGCAGGGCAGTGGCATCGGCCTGACCCTGCTGCCGGTGTTCTACGCGCACGCCGATTTCGGTGGCGCAGCGCCGAACCCGGCCCAGCGCCGGCTGCTGCATGACGTGGACGGGTTCGCCGCGCTGCTCGACGGCTGCCGCCATGCGCTGCGCGGGCAGGACGATGCGGTGCTGGGCATCGCGCCGCACAGCCTGCGCGCGGTGACCGGCGAGGAGCTGGCGGCGCTGCTGCCGCTCAACCGCGGCCCGGTGCACATCCATATCGCCGAACAGACCCGCGAGGTCGATGCCTGCGTGGCCTGGAGCGGGCTGCGCCCGGTGCGCTGGCTGTACGAACATGCCGCCGTCGATGAACGCTGGTGCCTGGTGCATGCCACCCACGTCGATGCCGACGAAGTGCGGCGCATGCTGGCCAGCCGTGCCGTGGTCGGGCTGTGCCCGATCACCGAGGCCAACCTGGGCGATGGGTTGTTCCCGATGCAGGCCTTCGCGCGTGGCGGCGGCCGGTTCGGGGTGGGCTCGGATTCCAACGTGCTGATCGATGCGGCCGAAGAGCTGCGCCTGCTCGAATACGGGCAGCGCCTGCAGCTGCGTGGGCGCAACGTGCTCGCGCCGCAGGAAGGCGTTTCCAGCGGGCGCTGGCTGTTTGAACAGTCGCTGCAGGGCGCAGCGCAGGCCTTGGGCGTCACCACTGGCCTGCAGCCCGGGGCGCCGGCCGACGTGGTGGAACTGGACCCGCAGCACCCGGCGCTGATCGCGCGCGACGGCGATGCCTGGCTTGACAGCTGGGTGTTCGCCGCCCGTAATGGCGCCGTCCGATCGGTCTGGCGCGGGGGGCGCGAGCTGGTACGGCAAGGCCGCCACCTGCAGCGCGACGCCGTAGCGGCGCGCTTTGCCCACGCCCTTCGCGGCGTGCTTGCCGCGCACTGA
- the hutI gene encoding imidazolonepropionase: MHCDTLWTNAHLITVDGPGLGVIRDGVIAAHDGRIVHVGPAGSEAHLQPNRRVDCGGRWISPGLVDCHTHLVYAGNRANEFEQRLQGVSYADIARAGGGIVSTVRATRAASEAELLATSLPRLDAMLAEGLTTVEIKSGYGLSLEDETKQLRVARELSRQRAVEVVPTFLGAHAVPPGRQAQEYIDEVCNVMIPAVAAQDLAEAVDVFCENIAFSTAQAEQVFVAAQAHGLAVKIHAEQLSNQHGAALAARHGALSADHIEHLDADGIAAMRAAGTVAVLLPGAFYFTRDTTLPPIDALRAAGVPLALATDSNPGTSPLTSPLLAMNMAATLFRMTVDECIAGFTREAARALGRQARIGRLAVGLDCNLAVWDIEAPADLVYRIGFNPLHARVMRGVSV; the protein is encoded by the coding sequence ATGCACTGTGACACCCTCTGGACCAACGCCCACCTGATCACCGTCGACGGCCCCGGCCTTGGCGTGATCCGCGACGGGGTGATCGCCGCCCACGACGGCCGCATCGTGCACGTCGGCCCGGCCGGGTCCGAAGCGCACCTGCAGCCGAACCGCCGGGTGGACTGCGGCGGGCGCTGGATCAGTCCGGGGCTGGTCGACTGCCACACCCACCTGGTGTACGCCGGCAACCGCGCCAATGAATTCGAACAGCGCCTGCAGGGGGTGAGTTATGCCGACATCGCCCGCGCCGGCGGCGGCATCGTCTCCACCGTACGCGCCACCCGTGCCGCCAGCGAAGCGGAGCTGCTGGCGACCAGCCTGCCACGGCTGGACGCGATGCTGGCCGAAGGCCTCACCACGGTGGAAATCAAATCCGGCTACGGCCTCTCGCTTGAAGATGAAACCAAGCAGCTGCGCGTGGCCCGCGAGCTGTCGCGGCAGCGCGCGGTCGAGGTGGTGCCCACCTTCCTCGGTGCACACGCGGTGCCGCCGGGGCGGCAGGCGCAGGAGTACATCGATGAGGTGTGCAACGTGATGATTCCGGCGGTGGCCGCGCAGGACCTGGCCGAAGCGGTCGATGTGTTCTGCGAGAACATCGCCTTCAGCACCGCGCAGGCCGAGCAGGTGTTCGTGGCCGCGCAGGCGCATGGCCTGGCGGTGAAGATCCACGCCGAACAGCTCAGCAACCAGCACGGCGCTGCGTTGGCCGCGCGGCATGGCGCGCTGTCGGCCGACCACATCGAACACCTCGATGCAGACGGCATTGCCGCGATGCGTGCCGCCGGCACCGTGGCGGTGCTGCTGCCGGGCGCGTTCTATTTCACCCGCGACACCACCCTGCCCCCGATCGACGCGCTGCGCGCCGCCGGCGTACCGCTGGCACTGGCCACCGACAGCAACCCCGGCACCTCGCCGCTGACCAGCCCGCTGCTGGCCATGAACATGGCCGCGACACTGTTTCGCATGACCGTGGACGAGTGCATTGCCGGCTTCACCCGTGAAGCGGCGCGTGCGCTGGGCCGGCAGGCGCGGATCGGCCGGCTGGCGGTCGGGCTGGACTGCAACCTGGCCGTGTGGGACATCGAGGCGCCTGCCGACCTTGTCTACCGCATCGGCTTCAACCCCCTGCACGCGCGCGTGATGCGCGGCGTATCCGTCTGA
- the hutH gene encoding histidine ammonia-lyase has product MSTTLTLQPGAVTLAHWRAIFDGARVRLDPASAEAVRRSAQTVADIVAKGEPVYGINTGFGKLASVRIERDDLETLQRNIVLSHAAGVGEPMPAPVVRLMMALKLTSLAQGASGIRPETLALLEAFLQHDLVPVIPCQGSVGASGDLAPLSHLASVMIGVGEAFVGGERLPAADALARFGLAPLVLGAKEGLALLNGTQYSTAYALAGLFEITTVFQAALVTGALSVEAAKGSDTPFDPRIHQIRGQRGQIATAAALRRLMQGSAIRESHRDNDVRVQDPYCLRCQPQVMGAAFDVMRQAATTLSIEANGVSDNPLVFTDTNEALSGGNFHAEPVAFAADMLAMAVCEIGSISERRTAMLVDPALSGLPAFLTPKPGLNSGFMIPQVTAAALVSENKQRAYPASVDSIPTSANQEDHVSMAAHGARRLLQMAENAANVVGIELLAAAQGCDFHGGLRSSDALEAVRQRLRAQVPTLQDDRYFHPDMLAATALVRSGALAEGLADILPQVEPLA; this is encoded by the coding sequence ATGAGTACGACCCTGACCCTGCAGCCCGGCGCGGTGACGCTGGCGCACTGGCGCGCGATCTTCGACGGTGCCCGCGTGCGCCTGGACCCCGCGTCGGCCGAGGCGGTGCGCCGCAGCGCGCAGACCGTGGCCGACATCGTGGCCAAGGGCGAGCCGGTGTACGGCATCAACACCGGCTTCGGCAAGCTGGCCAGCGTACGCATCGAACGCGACGACCTGGAAACCCTGCAGCGCAATATCGTGCTGTCGCACGCCGCCGGCGTCGGTGAGCCGATGCCCGCGCCGGTGGTGCGCCTGATGATGGCGCTGAAGCTGACCAGCCTGGCCCAGGGCGCCTCGGGCATCCGCCCGGAAACGCTCGCCTTGCTGGAAGCCTTCCTGCAGCACGACCTGGTGCCGGTGATTCCGTGCCAGGGCTCGGTGGGCGCCTCGGGCGACCTGGCGCCGTTGTCGCACCTGGCCAGCGTGATGATCGGCGTAGGCGAGGCCTTCGTCGGCGGCGAGCGCCTGCCGGCCGCCGATGCCTTGGCGCGCTTCGGCCTGGCGCCGCTGGTACTGGGCGCCAAGGAAGGCCTGGCCCTGCTCAACGGCACCCAGTACTCCACCGCCTATGCGCTGGCCGGGCTGTTCGAGATCACCACCGTGTTCCAGGCCGCGCTGGTCACCGGTGCGCTGTCGGTGGAAGCGGCCAAGGGCTCGGACACCCCGTTCGATCCGCGCATCCACCAGATCCGCGGCCAGCGTGGCCAGATCGCCACCGCTGCGGCACTGCGCAGGTTGATGCAGGGCTCGGCGATCCGTGAATCGCATCGCGACAACGACGTGCGCGTGCAGGACCCGTACTGCCTTCGCTGCCAGCCGCAGGTGATGGGCGCGGCGTTTGATGTGATGCGCCAGGCCGCCACCACGCTGTCGATCGAGGCCAATGGCGTGTCCGACAACCCGCTGGTGTTCACCGATACCAACGAAGCGCTGTCCGGCGGCAATTTCCACGCCGAACCGGTGGCGTTCGCCGCCGACATGCTGGCGATGGCGGTGTGCGAGATCGGTTCGATCAGTGAACGCCGCACCGCGATGCTGGTCGACCCGGCGCTGTCGGGCCTGCCCGCGTTCCTCACCCCGAAGCCGGGCCTGAATTCCGGTTTCATGATTCCACAGGTAACCGCCGCCGCGCTGGTTTCGGAAAACAAGCAACGCGCCTACCCGGCCAGCGTGGATTCGATTCCCACCTCGGCCAACCAGGAAGACCACGTCTCGATGGCCGCGCATGGCGCACGCCGCCTGCTGCAGATGGCCGAGAACGCGGCCAACGTCGTAGGCATCGAGCTGCTGGCCGCCGCGCAGGGGTGCGACTTCCACGGCGGCCTGCGCTCCAGCGATGCGCTGGAAGCAGTGCGCCAGCGACTTCGTGCGCAGGTGCCGACCCTGCAGGATGACCGCTACTTCCACCCGGACATGCTGGCCGCCACCGCGCTGGTGCGCAGCGGCGCGCTGGCCGAAGGGCTGGCCGACATCCTGCCGCAGGTGGAGCCGCTGGCATGA
- the hutG gene encoding N-formylglutamate deformylase has product MTAHPEWLQVHEGDTPLIVSFPHTGTELPDALAGDFVSPWLARRDADWWVHELYDFAQRLGATTVRSAISRSVIDLNRDPSGVSLYPGQNTTGLCPLTTFDNQPLYHPGREPDADAIAQRRDTYFAPYHAALAAQIARLRQRHGTVVVYDAHSIRSHIPHLFDGDLPQFNLGTAGPSGAPDTSCDNALSDVVENLCRISGLSHVRNGRFKGGWITRHYSDIAGGVHSLQMELACRGYMHEPEPEQVDVHSWPTPIDPDHAAPLRHTLQQVLTACLEFANSRSAA; this is encoded by the coding sequence ATGACCGCACATCCGGAGTGGTTGCAGGTGCATGAAGGCGATACGCCGCTGATCGTCAGCTTCCCGCACACCGGCACCGAACTGCCCGATGCGCTGGCCGGCGATTTCGTGTCGCCGTGGCTGGCCCGCCGCGATGCCGACTGGTGGGTGCATGAGCTGTATGACTTCGCCCAGCGCCTCGGGGCGACCACGGTGCGCTCGGCGATCTCGCGTTCGGTGATCGACCTCAACCGCGACCCCAGCGGCGTGTCGCTGTATCCCGGCCAGAACACCACCGGGCTGTGCCCGCTGACCACGTTCGACAACCAGCCGCTGTACCACCCGGGCCGGGAGCCGGATGCCGACGCGATTGCCCAGCGACGCGATACGTATTTTGCGCCCTATCACGCGGCGCTGGCGGCGCAGATCGCGCGCCTGCGCCAGCGCCACGGCACCGTGGTGGTATACGACGCGCATTCGATCCGCTCGCACATCCCGCACCTGTTCGACGGCGACCTGCCGCAGTTCAACCTGGGCACTGCCGGTCCCTCCGGCGCGCCGGATACCTCCTGCGACAACGCGCTCAGCGACGTGGTGGAGAACCTGTGCCGGATCAGCGGCCTGTCGCACGTGCGCAACGGCCGCTTCAAGGGCGGCTGGATCACCCGCCACTACAGCGACATCGCCGGCGGCGTGCACAGCCTGCAGATGGAGCTGGCCTGCCGCGGCTACATGCACGAACCCGAACCCGAACAGGTGGACGTGCACAGCTGGCCCACCCCGATCGACCCCGACCACGCTGCGCCGCTGCGCCACACGCTGCAGCAGGTGCTCACCGCCTGCCTTGAATTCGCGAACTCCCGGAGTGCTGCATGA